The following proteins come from a genomic window of Pleuronectes platessa chromosome 2, fPlePla1.1, whole genome shotgun sequence:
- the ripor3 gene encoding RIPOR family member 3 isoform X2 produces the protein MSVKLRFDSPSDGGLVHRSRSFTGFSSLNARRRPSSARNSLRSKATSGGKSRTHMSPSRAGGGIWSLQPDQVDRVFQALRKGLKEYLEGHQAEMDFLSSQQRETKRNSRLAFFYDLEKELRALERHIRRLEFQISKVEELYETYCIQWRLCQGAVNMKRAFSLSPSTRASRDSLLELSRNHRHSLQDMSVMEGELEILLGELHIKMKGLIGFARLCPGDQYEVVVRLGRQRWRIRGRIESDDTQSWDEEEMVFLPHIHHNFDIKVTEAKGIGWLLVGMVACASADFFVARPQLMLVDITELGTIKLQLEVTWNPFDSVEKMRPLSVSRQSVSSRKSSVYSWTAPSTPSFTEKYFISMVRELQHRDGSLPSLVSRTRHNRGDVSLLSYMSDPVHSPLSAYTPSLTRAHSYPSSPSQGPSLGGSQTQLSLGEEEGSLEGSTGEREGRKRMDEREEEEEEDEEEWGGELETSSSPVQSKTGSLQRSSTPDILRQNPAGGADPETPCAALRQNPVSEQVTPDPESCSSPASPTLPVQPPAAAPTSTMTTAPTPGGSCASAAQRRAQALRLGALIAELEKTLQNQSRSEKELRALDHQILHLATILKNDLSLLRSSSSEETLAVEEVLGSFDFLSHDFNADDDTSCRGSLRLKDSGISSFKPSTLRSRGLHSHHSQSASEEELVIAPLTSGNWGLDQALETHLDICLILLQMTRATDFSLSRTDLLEETSLQADVLDRVSALLLEKNDHISARDVLPPAQRTRDVLLFWEDCANDSSSLFCCDSISFIRTLKRRYTHKVKAKQPGQSEKVFSQLLQQVQASCRTVPGPRSLCTPDRVTVFQLSVYLQRWSVQELGGHISRLSKEEHFLSALRSPKRRRALNKLRGRGIAELLPLGCTLQTLAALQVDPNHKVCKAAANCLCRAAGCKAFRSKALVYYTESLKSTEVQIQHGSCLALKCLRATECVDHIADLWRSADEDLRGAARQTVLSFGKKGFSAFQRMEQLYTEMQEEAFQNQETEITIL, from the exons atgTCGGTGAAGCTGCGATTCGACTCCCCCTCGGACGGAGGTCTGGTGCACAGGAGCCGCTCCTTCACcgggttcagctccctgaacgcaCGACGGCG TCCGTCCTCTGCACGAAACTCTCTCCGCTCCAAAGCCACGTCGGGGGGGAAGTCTCGGACACACATGTCTCCCAGCAGAGCGGGTGGAGGGATCTGGTCTCTGCAGCCGGACCAGGTGGACAGGGTCTTCCAGGCGCTGCGCAAAGGACTCAA GGAGTATCTGGAGGGTCACCAGGCGGAGATGGACTTCCTGTcgtcacagcagagagagaccaAGAGAAACTCCAGActg GCGTTTTTCTACGATCTGGAAAAG GAGCTCCGAGCGCTGGAGAGACACATACGTCGATTGGAATTTCAGATCAGTAAG gtggaggagctgtATGAGACGTACTGTATCCAGTGGAGGTTGTGTCAGGGAGCCGTCAACATGAAGAGAGCTTTCTCTCTGTCCCCGTCCACCAGAGCGTCCAGAGACAGTCTGCTGGAGCTGAGCCGcaaccacagacacagcctgcag GACATGtcagtgatggagggagagttAGAAATCCTCCTGGGAGAGCTACACATCAAAAtgaaag GTCTGATCGGATTCGCTCGACTTTGCCCTGGAGACCAGTACGAG GTGGTGGTGCGGTTGGGCCGCCAGCGATGGAGGATCCGAGGGAGGATCGAGTCCGATGACACGCAGTCCTGGGACGAAGAGGAGATGGTCTTCCTCCCGCACATACACCACAACTTCGACATCaag GTGACGGAGGCGAAGGGTATTGGTTGGCTGCTGGTCGGCATGGTGGCGTGTGCGAGCGCAGACTTCTTCGTGGCGCGGCCGCAGCTGATGCTGGTCGACATCACCGAACTGGGAACCAtcaagctgcagctggaggtcaCATGGAA TCCCTTCGACAGCGTGGAGAAGATGAGGCCTCTGTCCGTCAGCAGACAGTCGGTGTCCAGCAGGAAGAGTTCCGTTTACAGCTGGACGGCCCCGAGTACCCCGTCCTTCACCGAGAAGTACTTCAtc TCGATGGTGCGTGAGCTGCAGCATCGAGACGGTTCCCTCCCGTCCCTCGTGTCCAGGACTCGTCACAACAGAGGAGACGTGTCCCTGCTCAGCTACATGTCCGACCCCGTCCACAGCCCGCTGAGCGCCTACACCCCGAG TCTGACGCGGGCTCACAGTTACCCCTCCAGCCCCAGTCAGGGCCCCAGTCTGGGGGGAAGCCAGACCCAGCTCTCcctcggggaggaggagggatccCTGGAGGGCTCCacgggggagagggaggggaggaagaggatggatgagagggaggaagaggaagaggaggatgaggaggaatggGGAGGAGAGTTGGAGACGTCATCGTCACCAGTGCAGAGTAAAACAGGATCTCTGCAGAG GTCCAGTACTCCTGACATCCTCAGACAGAacccagctggaggagcagatcCTGAGACTCCCTGTGCAGCTCTGAGGCAAAACCCCGTCAGTGAGCAG GTGACCCCAGATCCTGAGTCCTGCTCCTCCCCGGCCTCCCCCACTCTCCCAGTCCagcccccagcagcagcaccgaccTCGACTATGACGACGGCTCCGACGCCGGGGGGGTCGTGTGCGAGCGCTGCCCAGCGCAGGGCCCAGGCCCTCAGGCTGGGGGCCCTGATCGCAGAGCTGGAGAAAACGTTACAGAACCAGAGTCGGTCGGAGAAAGAGCTGAGAGCGCTGGACCACCAGATCCTGCACCTGGCGACCATACTGAAG AACGACCTCTCCCTGCTGAGAAGCTCGTCCTCTGAGGAGACGCTGGCCGTCGAGGAAGTCCTTGGCAGCTTTgacttcctgtcacatgactTCAATGCAGATGATGACACTTCCTGTCGGGGCAGCCTGAGGCTCAAAGACAGTGG CATCAGCTCCTTCAAGCCGAGCACGCTGAGGAGCCGCGGCCTCCACTCCCACCACAGCCAATCAGCTTCTGAGGAAGAACTGGTTATTGCCCCACTGACTTCTGGGAACTGGGGTCTTGACCAGGCTCTGGAGACCCACCTGGATATTTGCCTCATCCTGCTACAG ATGACGAGAGCCACAGACTTCAGCCTGTCGAGGACGGATCTGCTGGAGGAGACGTCTCTTCAGGCCGACGTCCTGGACCGAGTCAGcgctctgctgctggagaagaaCGACCACATCTCTGCTCGGGACG TCCTCCCTCCGGCCCAGAGAACGAGGGATGTGTTGTTGTTCTGGGAGGATTGTGCGAACGACAGCAGCTCTCTGTTCTGCTGTGACTCCATCAGCTTCATCAGGACGCTGAAGAGACGCTACACGCACAAGGTGAAGGCCAAGCAGCCCGGCCAATCAGAGAAAG TGTTCtctcagctcctgcagcaggtGCAGGCGTCCTGTCGCACGGTGCCCGGCCCCCGGTCGCTCTGCACCCCCGACAGAGTCACCGTCTTCCAGCTGTCGGTTTATCTGCAGCGCTGGAGCGTCCAGGAGCTGGGGGGGCACATCTCCCGCCTCTCCAAGGAAG AGCACTTCCTGTCGGCCCTGAGGAGTCCCAAACGGCGGCGAGCTTTAAACAAACTGAGGGGGCGGGGCATCGCAGAGCTCCTCCCACTGGGCTGCACGCTGCAGACCCTCGCCGCCCTGCAGGTCGACCCCAACCACAAAGTCTGCAAGGCTGCTGCCAACTGCCTCTGCAGAGCCGCAGGCTGCAAGGCCTTCAGGAGCAAG GCGCTGGTTTACTACACAGAGAGTTTGAAAAGCACTGAGGTTCAAATCCAGCACGGCTCCTGTCTGGCTCTGAAGTGCCTCAGG gcgACAGAGTGTGTGGACCACATAGCAGATTTGTGGAGATCAGCGGATGAGGATCTCCGCGGCGCTGCCCGACAGACCGTCCTCTCTTTTG GTAAGAAGGGCTTCTCGGCCTTCCAGAGGATGGAGCAGCTGTACACGGAGATGCAGGAGGAGGCTTTTCAGAACCAAGAGACGGAGATCACGATTCTATag
- the ripor3 gene encoding RIPOR family member 3 isoform X1: MLESRGNSFDEFVPSGQSGCRKTCCGKISVVVYSSSTPASFYVPSSARNSLRSKATSGGKSRTHMSPSRAGGGIWSLQPDQVDRVFQALRKGLKEYLEGHQAEMDFLSSQQRETKRNSRLAFFYDLEKELRALERHIRRLEFQISKVEELYETYCIQWRLCQGAVNMKRAFSLSPSTRASRDSLLELSRNHRHSLQDMSVMEGELEILLGELHIKMKGLIGFARLCPGDQYEVVVRLGRQRWRIRGRIESDDTQSWDEEEMVFLPHIHHNFDIKVTEAKGIGWLLVGMVACASADFFVARPQLMLVDITELGTIKLQLEVTWNPFDSVEKMRPLSVSRQSVSSRKSSVYSWTAPSTPSFTEKYFISMVRELQHRDGSLPSLVSRTRHNRGDVSLLSYMSDPVHSPLSAYTPSLTRAHSYPSSPSQGPSLGGSQTQLSLGEEEGSLEGSTGEREGRKRMDEREEEEEEDEEEWGGELETSSSPVQSKTGSLQRSSTPDILRQNPAGGADPETPCAALRQNPVSEQVTPDPESCSSPASPTLPVQPPAAAPTSTMTTAPTPGGSCASAAQRRAQALRLGALIAELEKTLQNQSRSEKELRALDHQILHLATILKNDLSLLRSSSSEETLAVEEVLGSFDFLSHDFNADDDTSCRGSLRLKDSGISSFKPSTLRSRGLHSHHSQSASEEELVIAPLTSGNWGLDQALETHLDICLILLQMTRATDFSLSRTDLLEETSLQADVLDRVSALLLEKNDHISARDVLPPAQRTRDVLLFWEDCANDSSSLFCCDSISFIRTLKRRYTHKVKAKQPGQSEKVFSQLLQQVQASCRTVPGPRSLCTPDRVTVFQLSVYLQRWSVQELGGHISRLSKEEHFLSALRSPKRRRALNKLRGRGIAELLPLGCTLQTLAALQVDPNHKVCKAAANCLCRAAGCKAFRSKALVYYTESLKSTEVQIQHGSCLALKCLRATECVDHIADLWRSADEDLRGAARQTVLSFGKKGFSAFQRMEQLYTEMQEEAFQNQETEITIL, encoded by the exons ATGCTAGAGAGCCGGGGAAACTCTTTTGATGAGTTCGTCCCGTCTGGACAATCCGGATGTAGAAAAACCTGCTgcggaaagatcagtgttgttgtttacagctcgtccacaccggCCTCCTTCTATGT TCCGTCCTCTGCACGAAACTCTCTCCGCTCCAAAGCCACGTCGGGGGGGAAGTCTCGGACACACATGTCTCCCAGCAGAGCGGGTGGAGGGATCTGGTCTCTGCAGCCGGACCAGGTGGACAGGGTCTTCCAGGCGCTGCGCAAAGGACTCAA GGAGTATCTGGAGGGTCACCAGGCGGAGATGGACTTCCTGTcgtcacagcagagagagaccaAGAGAAACTCCAGActg GCGTTTTTCTACGATCTGGAAAAG GAGCTCCGAGCGCTGGAGAGACACATACGTCGATTGGAATTTCAGATCAGTAAG gtggaggagctgtATGAGACGTACTGTATCCAGTGGAGGTTGTGTCAGGGAGCCGTCAACATGAAGAGAGCTTTCTCTCTGTCCCCGTCCACCAGAGCGTCCAGAGACAGTCTGCTGGAGCTGAGCCGcaaccacagacacagcctgcag GACATGtcagtgatggagggagagttAGAAATCCTCCTGGGAGAGCTACACATCAAAAtgaaag GTCTGATCGGATTCGCTCGACTTTGCCCTGGAGACCAGTACGAG GTGGTGGTGCGGTTGGGCCGCCAGCGATGGAGGATCCGAGGGAGGATCGAGTCCGATGACACGCAGTCCTGGGACGAAGAGGAGATGGTCTTCCTCCCGCACATACACCACAACTTCGACATCaag GTGACGGAGGCGAAGGGTATTGGTTGGCTGCTGGTCGGCATGGTGGCGTGTGCGAGCGCAGACTTCTTCGTGGCGCGGCCGCAGCTGATGCTGGTCGACATCACCGAACTGGGAACCAtcaagctgcagctggaggtcaCATGGAA TCCCTTCGACAGCGTGGAGAAGATGAGGCCTCTGTCCGTCAGCAGACAGTCGGTGTCCAGCAGGAAGAGTTCCGTTTACAGCTGGACGGCCCCGAGTACCCCGTCCTTCACCGAGAAGTACTTCAtc TCGATGGTGCGTGAGCTGCAGCATCGAGACGGTTCCCTCCCGTCCCTCGTGTCCAGGACTCGTCACAACAGAGGAGACGTGTCCCTGCTCAGCTACATGTCCGACCCCGTCCACAGCCCGCTGAGCGCCTACACCCCGAG TCTGACGCGGGCTCACAGTTACCCCTCCAGCCCCAGTCAGGGCCCCAGTCTGGGGGGAAGCCAGACCCAGCTCTCcctcggggaggaggagggatccCTGGAGGGCTCCacgggggagagggaggggaggaagaggatggatgagagggaggaagaggaagaggaggatgaggaggaatggGGAGGAGAGTTGGAGACGTCATCGTCACCAGTGCAGAGTAAAACAGGATCTCTGCAGAG GTCCAGTACTCCTGACATCCTCAGACAGAacccagctggaggagcagatcCTGAGACTCCCTGTGCAGCTCTGAGGCAAAACCCCGTCAGTGAGCAG GTGACCCCAGATCCTGAGTCCTGCTCCTCCCCGGCCTCCCCCACTCTCCCAGTCCagcccccagcagcagcaccgaccTCGACTATGACGACGGCTCCGACGCCGGGGGGGTCGTGTGCGAGCGCTGCCCAGCGCAGGGCCCAGGCCCTCAGGCTGGGGGCCCTGATCGCAGAGCTGGAGAAAACGTTACAGAACCAGAGTCGGTCGGAGAAAGAGCTGAGAGCGCTGGACCACCAGATCCTGCACCTGGCGACCATACTGAAG AACGACCTCTCCCTGCTGAGAAGCTCGTCCTCTGAGGAGACGCTGGCCGTCGAGGAAGTCCTTGGCAGCTTTgacttcctgtcacatgactTCAATGCAGATGATGACACTTCCTGTCGGGGCAGCCTGAGGCTCAAAGACAGTGG CATCAGCTCCTTCAAGCCGAGCACGCTGAGGAGCCGCGGCCTCCACTCCCACCACAGCCAATCAGCTTCTGAGGAAGAACTGGTTATTGCCCCACTGACTTCTGGGAACTGGGGTCTTGACCAGGCTCTGGAGACCCACCTGGATATTTGCCTCATCCTGCTACAG ATGACGAGAGCCACAGACTTCAGCCTGTCGAGGACGGATCTGCTGGAGGAGACGTCTCTTCAGGCCGACGTCCTGGACCGAGTCAGcgctctgctgctggagaagaaCGACCACATCTCTGCTCGGGACG TCCTCCCTCCGGCCCAGAGAACGAGGGATGTGTTGTTGTTCTGGGAGGATTGTGCGAACGACAGCAGCTCTCTGTTCTGCTGTGACTCCATCAGCTTCATCAGGACGCTGAAGAGACGCTACACGCACAAGGTGAAGGCCAAGCAGCCCGGCCAATCAGAGAAAG TGTTCtctcagctcctgcagcaggtGCAGGCGTCCTGTCGCACGGTGCCCGGCCCCCGGTCGCTCTGCACCCCCGACAGAGTCACCGTCTTCCAGCTGTCGGTTTATCTGCAGCGCTGGAGCGTCCAGGAGCTGGGGGGGCACATCTCCCGCCTCTCCAAGGAAG AGCACTTCCTGTCGGCCCTGAGGAGTCCCAAACGGCGGCGAGCTTTAAACAAACTGAGGGGGCGGGGCATCGCAGAGCTCCTCCCACTGGGCTGCACGCTGCAGACCCTCGCCGCCCTGCAGGTCGACCCCAACCACAAAGTCTGCAAGGCTGCTGCCAACTGCCTCTGCAGAGCCGCAGGCTGCAAGGCCTTCAGGAGCAAG GCGCTGGTTTACTACACAGAGAGTTTGAAAAGCACTGAGGTTCAAATCCAGCACGGCTCCTGTCTGGCTCTGAAGTGCCTCAGG gcgACAGAGTGTGTGGACCACATAGCAGATTTGTGGAGATCAGCGGATGAGGATCTCCGCGGCGCTGCCCGACAGACCGTCCTCTCTTTTG GTAAGAAGGGCTTCTCGGCCTTCCAGAGGATGGAGCAGCTGTACACGGAGATGCAGGAGGAGGCTTTTCAGAACCAAGAGACGGAGATCACGATTCTATag
- the ripor3 gene encoding RIPOR family member 3 isoform X3 — protein MLMMKKEYLEGHQAEMDFLSSQQRETKRNSRLAFFYDLEKELRALERHIRRLEFQISKVEELYETYCIQWRLCQGAVNMKRAFSLSPSTRASRDSLLELSRNHRHSLQDMSVMEGELEILLGELHIKMKGLIGFARLCPGDQYEVVVRLGRQRWRIRGRIESDDTQSWDEEEMVFLPHIHHNFDIKVTEAKGIGWLLVGMVACASADFFVARPQLMLVDITELGTIKLQLEVTWNPFDSVEKMRPLSVSRQSVSSRKSSVYSWTAPSTPSFTEKYFISMVRELQHRDGSLPSLVSRTRHNRGDVSLLSYMSDPVHSPLSAYTPSLTRAHSYPSSPSQGPSLGGSQTQLSLGEEEGSLEGSTGEREGRKRMDEREEEEEEDEEEWGGELETSSSPVQSKTGSLQRSSTPDILRQNPAGGADPETPCAALRQNPVSEQVTPDPESCSSPASPTLPVQPPAAAPTSTMTTAPTPGGSCASAAQRRAQALRLGALIAELEKTLQNQSRSEKELRALDHQILHLATILKNDLSLLRSSSSEETLAVEEVLGSFDFLSHDFNADDDTSCRGSLRLKDSGISSFKPSTLRSRGLHSHHSQSASEEELVIAPLTSGNWGLDQALETHLDICLILLQMTRATDFSLSRTDLLEETSLQADVLDRVSALLLEKNDHISARDVLPPAQRTRDVLLFWEDCANDSSSLFCCDSISFIRTLKRRYTHKVKAKQPGQSEKVFSQLLQQVQASCRTVPGPRSLCTPDRVTVFQLSVYLQRWSVQELGGHISRLSKEEHFLSALRSPKRRRALNKLRGRGIAELLPLGCTLQTLAALQVDPNHKVCKAAANCLCRAAGCKAFRSKALVYYTESLKSTEVQIQHGSCLALKCLRATECVDHIADLWRSADEDLRGAARQTVLSFGKKGFSAFQRMEQLYTEMQEEAFQNQETEITIL, from the exons atgttgatgatgaagaa GGAGTATCTGGAGGGTCACCAGGCGGAGATGGACTTCCTGTcgtcacagcagagagagaccaAGAGAAACTCCAGActg GCGTTTTTCTACGATCTGGAAAAG GAGCTCCGAGCGCTGGAGAGACACATACGTCGATTGGAATTTCAGATCAGTAAG gtggaggagctgtATGAGACGTACTGTATCCAGTGGAGGTTGTGTCAGGGAGCCGTCAACATGAAGAGAGCTTTCTCTCTGTCCCCGTCCACCAGAGCGTCCAGAGACAGTCTGCTGGAGCTGAGCCGcaaccacagacacagcctgcag GACATGtcagtgatggagggagagttAGAAATCCTCCTGGGAGAGCTACACATCAAAAtgaaag GTCTGATCGGATTCGCTCGACTTTGCCCTGGAGACCAGTACGAG GTGGTGGTGCGGTTGGGCCGCCAGCGATGGAGGATCCGAGGGAGGATCGAGTCCGATGACACGCAGTCCTGGGACGAAGAGGAGATGGTCTTCCTCCCGCACATACACCACAACTTCGACATCaag GTGACGGAGGCGAAGGGTATTGGTTGGCTGCTGGTCGGCATGGTGGCGTGTGCGAGCGCAGACTTCTTCGTGGCGCGGCCGCAGCTGATGCTGGTCGACATCACCGAACTGGGAACCAtcaagctgcagctggaggtcaCATGGAA TCCCTTCGACAGCGTGGAGAAGATGAGGCCTCTGTCCGTCAGCAGACAGTCGGTGTCCAGCAGGAAGAGTTCCGTTTACAGCTGGACGGCCCCGAGTACCCCGTCCTTCACCGAGAAGTACTTCAtc TCGATGGTGCGTGAGCTGCAGCATCGAGACGGTTCCCTCCCGTCCCTCGTGTCCAGGACTCGTCACAACAGAGGAGACGTGTCCCTGCTCAGCTACATGTCCGACCCCGTCCACAGCCCGCTGAGCGCCTACACCCCGAG TCTGACGCGGGCTCACAGTTACCCCTCCAGCCCCAGTCAGGGCCCCAGTCTGGGGGGAAGCCAGACCCAGCTCTCcctcggggaggaggagggatccCTGGAGGGCTCCacgggggagagggaggggaggaagaggatggatgagagggaggaagaggaagaggaggatgaggaggaatggGGAGGAGAGTTGGAGACGTCATCGTCACCAGTGCAGAGTAAAACAGGATCTCTGCAGAG GTCCAGTACTCCTGACATCCTCAGACAGAacccagctggaggagcagatcCTGAGACTCCCTGTGCAGCTCTGAGGCAAAACCCCGTCAGTGAGCAG GTGACCCCAGATCCTGAGTCCTGCTCCTCCCCGGCCTCCCCCACTCTCCCAGTCCagcccccagcagcagcaccgaccTCGACTATGACGACGGCTCCGACGCCGGGGGGGTCGTGTGCGAGCGCTGCCCAGCGCAGGGCCCAGGCCCTCAGGCTGGGGGCCCTGATCGCAGAGCTGGAGAAAACGTTACAGAACCAGAGTCGGTCGGAGAAAGAGCTGAGAGCGCTGGACCACCAGATCCTGCACCTGGCGACCATACTGAAG AACGACCTCTCCCTGCTGAGAAGCTCGTCCTCTGAGGAGACGCTGGCCGTCGAGGAAGTCCTTGGCAGCTTTgacttcctgtcacatgactTCAATGCAGATGATGACACTTCCTGTCGGGGCAGCCTGAGGCTCAAAGACAGTGG CATCAGCTCCTTCAAGCCGAGCACGCTGAGGAGCCGCGGCCTCCACTCCCACCACAGCCAATCAGCTTCTGAGGAAGAACTGGTTATTGCCCCACTGACTTCTGGGAACTGGGGTCTTGACCAGGCTCTGGAGACCCACCTGGATATTTGCCTCATCCTGCTACAG ATGACGAGAGCCACAGACTTCAGCCTGTCGAGGACGGATCTGCTGGAGGAGACGTCTCTTCAGGCCGACGTCCTGGACCGAGTCAGcgctctgctgctggagaagaaCGACCACATCTCTGCTCGGGACG TCCTCCCTCCGGCCCAGAGAACGAGGGATGTGTTGTTGTTCTGGGAGGATTGTGCGAACGACAGCAGCTCTCTGTTCTGCTGTGACTCCATCAGCTTCATCAGGACGCTGAAGAGACGCTACACGCACAAGGTGAAGGCCAAGCAGCCCGGCCAATCAGAGAAAG TGTTCtctcagctcctgcagcaggtGCAGGCGTCCTGTCGCACGGTGCCCGGCCCCCGGTCGCTCTGCACCCCCGACAGAGTCACCGTCTTCCAGCTGTCGGTTTATCTGCAGCGCTGGAGCGTCCAGGAGCTGGGGGGGCACATCTCCCGCCTCTCCAAGGAAG AGCACTTCCTGTCGGCCCTGAGGAGTCCCAAACGGCGGCGAGCTTTAAACAAACTGAGGGGGCGGGGCATCGCAGAGCTCCTCCCACTGGGCTGCACGCTGCAGACCCTCGCCGCCCTGCAGGTCGACCCCAACCACAAAGTCTGCAAGGCTGCTGCCAACTGCCTCTGCAGAGCCGCAGGCTGCAAGGCCTTCAGGAGCAAG GCGCTGGTTTACTACACAGAGAGTTTGAAAAGCACTGAGGTTCAAATCCAGCACGGCTCCTGTCTGGCTCTGAAGTGCCTCAGG gcgACAGAGTGTGTGGACCACATAGCAGATTTGTGGAGATCAGCGGATGAGGATCTCCGCGGCGCTGCCCGACAGACCGTCCTCTCTTTTG GTAAGAAGGGCTTCTCGGCCTTCCAGAGGATGGAGCAGCTGTACACGGAGATGCAGGAGGAGGCTTTTCAGAACCAAGAGACGGAGATCACGATTCTATag